In Zea mays cultivar B73 chromosome 7, Zm-B73-REFERENCE-NAM-5.0, whole genome shotgun sequence, the following proteins share a genomic window:
- the LOC109940909 gene encoding uncharacterized protein isoform X2 yields MIIAEPTIWDNIITTFPRAKKFRKKSFPLFDALGELYDGHIAQGTWNITSTQPVQNSNDGEQLKTIEVEDEDTNEPEEDARIEQDEDIVIVERVEQRLPKRSGAPTVNQEKETKRVRKDALEGLIGRYLDVKTKQVADEAAQSAKVKDVAQDNDFSIKRCISVLKTMDMTRDEKVKAAEVFNIPNYRETFICFNDDEPEVALLWLRGKMDKL; encoded by the exons ATGATCATTGCTGAACCAACGATATGGGACAACATTATCACT ACATTTCCTAGAGCTAAGAAGTTCCGCAAGAAGTCTTTTCCTCTCTTTGATGCCTTGGGTGAATTATATGATGGTCACATCGCACAAGGGACTTGGAACATTACCTCTACTCAACCAGTACAAAATTCTAATGATGGAGAGCAACTAAAAACCATAGAAGTGGAAGATGAAGATACTAATGAACCAGAAGAAGATGCAAGAATAGAACAAGATGAAGATATAGTAATTGTTGAAAGGGTTGAACAGAGGTTACCTAAAAGGTCAGGTGCACCAACTGTCAATCAAGAGAAGGAGACAAAAAGAGTGAGGAAAGATGCACTAGAAGGGCTGATAGGGAGGTACCTTGATGTGAAAACGAAGCAAGTTGCAGATGAGGCTGCACAATCAGCAAAAGTAAAGGATGTTGCTCAAGATAATGATTTTTCTATCAAGAGGTGTATTTCTGTTCTTAAGACTATGGATATGACAAGAGATGAGAAGGTCAAAGCAGCTGAGGTGTTCAACATACCAAATTACAGGGAAACATTTATTTGTTTCAATGATGATGAGCCAGAAGTCGCTCTCCTTTGGCTAAGAGGGAAGATGGATAAACTCTAA
- the LOC109940909 gene encoding uncharacterized protein isoform X1 has translation MPPYRAQNGWSPDAWNKIVSEFHKKHEYVTFNKIQIQEKERELKREYKILKEARKQSGVSWNEKRCMIIAEPTIWDNIITTFPRAKKFRKKSFPLFDALGELYDGHIAQGTWNITSTQPVQNSNDGEQLKTIEVEDEDTNEPEEDARIEQDEDIVIVERVEQRLPKRSGAPTVNQEKETKRVRKDALEGLIGRYLDVKTKQVADEAAQSAKVKDVAQDNDFSIKRCISVLKTMDMTRDEKVKAAEVFNIPNYRETFICFNDDEPEVALLWLRGKMDKL, from the exons ATGCCTCCATATAGGGCTCAAAATGGGTGGAGTCCAGATGCTTGGAATAAAATAGTTTCTGAATTCCACAAGAAGCATGAATATGTTACATTCAACAAGATCCAAATTCAGGAAAAGGAGAGGGAATTGAAAAGGGAATACAAGATATTGAAGGAGGCAAGAAAACAAAGTGGAGTTTCTTGGAATGAAAAAAGATGCATGATCATTGCTGAACCAACGATATGGGACAACATTATCACT ACATTTCCTAGAGCTAAGAAGTTCCGCAAGAAGTCTTTTCCTCTCTTTGATGCCTTGGGTGAATTATATGATGGTCACATCGCACAAGGGACTTGGAACATTACCTCTACTCAACCAGTACAAAATTCTAATGATGGAGAGCAACTAAAAACCATAGAAGTGGAAGATGAAGATACTAATGAACCAGAAGAAGATGCAAGAATAGAACAAGATGAAGATATAGTAATTGTTGAAAGGGTTGAACAGAGGTTACCTAAAAGGTCAGGTGCACCAACTGTCAATCAAGAGAAGGAGACAAAAAGAGTGAGGAAAGATGCACTAGAAGGGCTGATAGGGAGGTACCTTGATGTGAAAACGAAGCAAGTTGCAGATGAGGCTGCACAATCAGCAAAAGTAAAGGATGTTGCTCAAGATAATGATTTTTCTATCAAGAGGTGTATTTCTGTTCTTAAGACTATGGATATGACAAGAGATGAGAAGGTCAAAGCAGCTGAGGTGTTCAACATACCAAATTACAGGGAAACATTTATTTGTTTCAATGATGATGAGCCAGAAGTCGCTCTCCTTTGGCTAAGAGGGAAGATGGATAAACTCTAA